The Mastomys coucha isolate ucsf_1 unplaced genomic scaffold, UCSF_Mcou_1 pScaffold14, whole genome shotgun sequence genome window below encodes:
- the Gdap1 gene encoding ganglioside-induced differentiation-associated protein 1 isoform X1, with protein MARRQDEARAGVPLRAEGRPAKEVRLILYHWTHSFSSQKVRLVIAEKALKCEEHDVSLPLSEHNEPWFMRLNSTGEVPVLIHGENIICEATQIIDYLEQTFLDERTPRLMPDEGSMYYPRVQHYRELLDSLPMDAYTHGCILHPELTVDSMIPAYATTRIRSQIGNTESELKKLAEENPDLQEAYIAKQKRLKSKLLDHDNVKYLKKILDELEKVLDQVETELQRRNEETPEEGNQPWLCGESFTLADVSLAVTLHRLKFLGFARRNWGHGKRPNLETYYERVLKRKTFNKVLGHVNNILISAVLPTAFRVAKKRAPKVLGSTLVVGLLVGMGYFAFMLFRRRLGSMILALRPRPNYF; from the exons ATGGCTCGGAGGCAGGACGAGGCGCGGGCGGGCGTGCCCCTGAGGGCAGAAGGCCGGCCGGCCAAGGAGGTTCGCCTCATTCTGTACCACTGGACCCACTCCTTCAGCTCTCAAAAG GTGCGCTTGGTAATTGCTGAAAAGGCACTGAAGTGTGAGGAACATGATGTAAGTCTGCCCCTGAGTGAGCACAATGAGCCCTGGTTTATGCGTTTGAACTCAACTGGAGAAGTGCCTGTCCTCATCCACGGGGAGAACATAATTTGTGAGGCCACTCAGATCATTGATTATCTTGAGCAGACTTTCTTGGATG AAAGAACACCCAGGTTAATGCCTGATGAAGGAAGCATGTATTACCCACGAGTGCAGCATTACCGAGAGCTTCTTGACTCCTTGCCGATGGATGCTTACACACATGGCTGCATTTTGCATCCTGAGCTCACTGTGGATTCCATGATCCCAGCTTATGCAACCACAAGGATTCGCA GCCAGATTGGTAACACGGAGTCTGAACTAAAGAAACTTGCTGAAGAAAATCCTGACTTACAAGAGGCATACATTGCCAAGCAGAAGCGACTTAAG TCAAAGCTGCTTGATCATGACAATGTCAAATACTTGAAGAAAATTCTTGATGAGTTGGAGAAGGTCTTGGATCAGGTGGAAACTGAactacaaagaagaaatgaagaaactcCAG AGGAGGGCAACCAGCCGTGGCTCTGTGGAGAATCCTTTACACTGGCAGATGTCTCACTGGCTGTCACATTGCATCGGCTAAAGTTCCTGGGCTTTGCAAGAAGAAACTGGGGACATGGAAAGAGACCGAACTTGGAAACCTATTATGAGCGtgtcttaaagagaaaaacatttaacaaGGTTTTAGGACATGTCAACAATATATTAATCTCTGCAGTGCTGCCAACAGCATTCCGGGTGGCCAAGAAAAGGGCCCCAAAAGTTCTTGGCAGCACCCTTGTAGTTGGTTTGCTTGTGGGAATGGGATATTTTGCATTTATGCTTTTCAGAAGGAGACTTGGCAGCATGATATTAGCACTTAGACCCAGACCAAATTATTTCTAG
- the Gdap1 gene encoding ganglioside-induced differentiation-associated protein 1 isoform X2, whose translation MRLNSTGEVPVLIHGENIICEATQIIDYLEQTFLDERTPRLMPDEGSMYYPRVQHYRELLDSLPMDAYTHGCILHPELTVDSMIPAYATTRIRSQIGNTESELKKLAEENPDLQEAYIAKQKRLKSKLLDHDNVKYLKKILDELEKVLDQVETELQRRNEETPEEGNQPWLCGESFTLADVSLAVTLHRLKFLGFARRNWGHGKRPNLETYYERVLKRKTFNKVLGHVNNILISAVLPTAFRVAKKRAPKVLGSTLVVGLLVGMGYFAFMLFRRRLGSMILALRPRPNYF comes from the exons ATGCGTTTGAACTCAACTGGAGAAGTGCCTGTCCTCATCCACGGGGAGAACATAATTTGTGAGGCCACTCAGATCATTGATTATCTTGAGCAGACTTTCTTGGATG AAAGAACACCCAGGTTAATGCCTGATGAAGGAAGCATGTATTACCCACGAGTGCAGCATTACCGAGAGCTTCTTGACTCCTTGCCGATGGATGCTTACACACATGGCTGCATTTTGCATCCTGAGCTCACTGTGGATTCCATGATCCCAGCTTATGCAACCACAAGGATTCGCA GCCAGATTGGTAACACGGAGTCTGAACTAAAGAAACTTGCTGAAGAAAATCCTGACTTACAAGAGGCATACATTGCCAAGCAGAAGCGACTTAAG TCAAAGCTGCTTGATCATGACAATGTCAAATACTTGAAGAAAATTCTTGATGAGTTGGAGAAGGTCTTGGATCAGGTGGAAACTGAactacaaagaagaaatgaagaaactcCAG AGGAGGGCAACCAGCCGTGGCTCTGTGGAGAATCCTTTACACTGGCAGATGTCTCACTGGCTGTCACATTGCATCGGCTAAAGTTCCTGGGCTTTGCAAGAAGAAACTGGGGACATGGAAAGAGACCGAACTTGGAAACCTATTATGAGCGtgtcttaaagagaaaaacatttaacaaGGTTTTAGGACATGTCAACAATATATTAATCTCTGCAGTGCTGCCAACAGCATTCCGGGTGGCCAAGAAAAGGGCCCCAAAAGTTCTTGGCAGCACCCTTGTAGTTGGTTTGCTTGTGGGAATGGGATATTTTGCATTTATGCTTTTCAGAAGGAGACTTGGCAGCATGATATTAGCACTTAGACCCAGACCAAATTATTTCTAG
- the Gdap1 gene encoding ganglioside-induced differentiation-associated protein 1 isoform X3, with the protein MPDEGSMYYPRVQHYRELLDSLPMDAYTHGCILHPELTVDSMIPAYATTRIRSQIGNTESELKKLAEENPDLQEAYIAKQKRLKSKLLDHDNVKYLKKILDELEKVLDQVETELQRRNEETPEEGNQPWLCGESFTLADVSLAVTLHRLKFLGFARRNWGHGKRPNLETYYERVLKRKTFNKVLGHVNNILISAVLPTAFRVAKKRAPKVLGSTLVVGLLVGMGYFAFMLFRRRLGSMILALRPRPNYF; encoded by the exons ATGCCTGATGAAGGAAGCATGTATTACCCACGAGTGCAGCATTACCGAGAGCTTCTTGACTCCTTGCCGATGGATGCTTACACACATGGCTGCATTTTGCATCCTGAGCTCACTGTGGATTCCATGATCCCAGCTTATGCAACCACAAGGATTCGCA GCCAGATTGGTAACACGGAGTCTGAACTAAAGAAACTTGCTGAAGAAAATCCTGACTTACAAGAGGCATACATTGCCAAGCAGAAGCGACTTAAG TCAAAGCTGCTTGATCATGACAATGTCAAATACTTGAAGAAAATTCTTGATGAGTTGGAGAAGGTCTTGGATCAGGTGGAAACTGAactacaaagaagaaatgaagaaactcCAG AGGAGGGCAACCAGCCGTGGCTCTGTGGAGAATCCTTTACACTGGCAGATGTCTCACTGGCTGTCACATTGCATCGGCTAAAGTTCCTGGGCTTTGCAAGAAGAAACTGGGGACATGGAAAGAGACCGAACTTGGAAACCTATTATGAGCGtgtcttaaagagaaaaacatttaacaaGGTTTTAGGACATGTCAACAATATATTAATCTCTGCAGTGCTGCCAACAGCATTCCGGGTGGCCAAGAAAAGGGCCCCAAAAGTTCTTGGCAGCACCCTTGTAGTTGGTTTGCTTGTGGGAATGGGATATTTTGCATTTATGCTTTTCAGAAGGAGACTTGGCAGCATGATATTAGCACTTAGACCCAGACCAAATTATTTCTAG